In Platichthys flesus chromosome 6, fPlaFle2.1, whole genome shotgun sequence, the genomic stretch AATACAATAACAATGTAAAGTGCAGGGCGAAGTGCCAGATTAAATTcacaattcaaatttaaataatttgtttcctTCTATGGGATATATGCAAAACTACTAGTGAGCTAATTCAGCTAATCTGTAACCATGCTCAACTGTAAAGCTTTACAGGAACCAAAAATTCAGCCATCCCTTTGTTGCGTATACTACTACACTTGCTGAGAAGTATTCTGTCAATCAATGTGATACTAAAAATACATTCACTTGTAGTTCCAGAGCCACCTCTTAGATTAGACCACGACCCTTAGCACATGTGCTACATTCAAAGGTGAATTCTTGAAATGCCCCATTCATAGGATTTAGTGgtatctagtggtgaggttgcagATTGCAACCAACCCAATACCCTTCCTCTCGCCCCTTTACTTTCCGCGCCTGTAAGACTTTGACTTTGTCCGTTGTGCACTACTGCAGAAATATGGTGGGGCGACATGGTGGATGAGGCCCCTCCTCATATGAAGGGGTCATTCTAAACTAcccaaaacacaacaatactTTGTTTCAGGTGAttatacacaaattaaaacataacttttaattctattttatttctGCCGATAGATCCCGTTAAATTCTACATAGTGGCCCTTATTGTATATTGGGCTCAGTGCCTGAACATACAGTGAACCCGGGATTGTGTACGGCTGCCTCAAGGCAAAGCTCTCCACTTTCCTTATTAGCCGAATATCAGAGATACCTCAGAGCCCACTGTAACCATTCAGTGGTTAGCTGGTTTGTTGAGGCAGAGTGGAGGTGAACTGAAAGGTCTGCAGTGAGAGGCTGTGGGTTAGGTTTCTCTGAGGTTATGGTCATTTTCCCCTGGGAAAGTGGTTGGCCTGGCTGTTTACTTTGGAGTAACCCTGCCCCTCCCCTCATACTGTAAACTCTCTGCTTGGTAACCAATGATTACCTCCATTGGTGCACACCTGTCATTTCTGACCTCCAAATGAGTTATTCATACACTTCAAGTCGACACTGCTGCAATTTGAAATAGATTAAAAATCCCAGAATTTCCAAGCCCATGGTAAATATGCTCTTTGTTATAGGTTGGAATGGATGCTGCGTGGGCGCCACCTTCTTGTCACAGCAGGTGTATGTTGAGGGGTTGTGGGGAGAGAGGCGAGGGTTGGGAGTTCTGGGAGGGTGTTGGGACTGGAGTTAATGGGTACAAGCGAAGGTAGTGCCTGCATCTTCACCCAAAGAGGAGTTTGGCTTTCTCTCAGTGCCTCTCTCACACAGCCTCGCTCACAGTGCTGGACTGAACGAGCCCGTGAGACTACCGCTGAGGACTGAGGGGAGCTgagagcagctctgcagctcatGTGCTGCTGGTTTCTATCTTTATCCCTCTTTTAATTGGGACGCTGAGGAGAAATAAATAGCTCAACACACACTGTTGGGAGGCAAATGAATGGAGCACGTTGACAGGGGGATTTCCCCAGGCTGTTTTCACACCAATGGATCTGGACACAAGTTTTGAACTGGCCAAATTGTATTTGGCTGAGTACTTTTTTTGAATGGTTTGTAAATTAATTTTTGTAACAAGATCATCTCTAAAGAGCGTGCCGACTGAGCTTCTAGTGGATTTTCACTGTACCAATTTACATCACGTAAGTCAAACTCTCTTCTTAACTGTTTGTGCCACCTGGGAGATTTTACCTACTCAGGATCTGTTATTTTTACTCAAGCAACATAAACTAATAAATGACTAAAGAATTTAGTATCAATTCATAAACCAAAGTTTAGATTAATTCAAtttgctttattaaaaaaaagtgactaaTATAATGttacttttcttcttcagaTCTTTGGCTTAAGGATGTGTTCAATAGTCCTGCTTCATCATTGGAGTCTGGCTGTGTTCTTGCTGTGCTCCCCAGTGACTCTTGATGGGAGACCAGTTGATGCACTTAGTATCAGAACGTGAgttattttttaacattgatttaaaaaagcataaacaaataaatgaatggtaTGCAATATGGGATTGTAAAAATTAAGACATATTTAGAAGCTAGttaagtatataaaaaaaaattgtcttgtTTCCTGATTTAGAAATCAAATCAACAGATCTGAATAGATTGAGTTGATACAGGAGTTTTTTTGCTGTTTCAGCTCTTGCTTGTTCGAGGGTCTTAAGCTCAGACTCATGATGGCTCTCAGAAACTTGTTAATGCTGCCACCTACTGTACTGTGAGCTTTAATGGAGCCTAACTGCTCCACACGTAAACTCAACTCCACAGTCTGGCATGATAAAACAACAagggaaaaaaatctaaaataggCAAATCTGAAATTACAAATTTGATTCTATCAAAGACGATCTTAGAAAATTTCGAAATTACAGAATAGAGATCACAGCAGATTTGTAACAAACTACCGGAAAAAAAATCTCTCAATTTTAAGTCATTTATGATGCTCATGATGACTTTCTTTGTTTTAAGGAGGAGATCGGTGAGTCACGCCCAGCTGATGCATGACAAGGGCCGATCCTTGCAGGAGTTTAAGCGTCGCAtgtggctgcaggagctgctggaggaggtgcatACGGCCGATGAGCAAGCACCACATGTGCAAAGTAGAACTCCGATCCAAACCTTCAGTGGGAATGCTCTACCCCAAAAGCCTCCAGGGGCCACCAAAAACCTGCCTGACAGATTCAGGCTGGACAAAGAGGTCACAAACTTGCCCCAGGAGACCAACAAGGAACTGGCTTATAAGGACCAGCCACTAAAAGGAGCCACAAAGCGGAAAAAGAAGGTGAGGTTAGGCCGGCGCAGGGAGAATGACAAGAGGCGGAGGCGGGCACGGTCTACCACAATCACAACAAAGGAACCATGAAGGATGCAGTTACTTGGTTCAGAGACTCCTAATAGCCTTTATATGGTACTGCACTAAGATACTGACACTACTCCAGCTGGACTGAGGTCTGACAGACTGGAACCACAGCGGACTCACTCAAAGTCATATAAGAAGCCCGGGGCTGTGCTTGTATGATAATATTTGCTATCTGTGTACCATTTTAAAGCAATCTCATCCCATACATCCTGGAGTTTCATCGTAACATCTTCTTAGGTCCGTATTTATTCGGATAATTTTCACGCCTCTTTAGCCCTGACTAAATTCAAAACAAAGCACACAGTATGTTATAATCTCTAAACAGTGTGCACAGGTAGAGCATAGAAGGAAGTATTTATTCCCTAAATATAATGTTTCTTCAAACATCTGGATGCTGAGTGGTCAACTTTAGTTCGGCTCCGTTGACTATCATGGACTTACAGTTACAAACTGTTCATTTAATACATCTGTTTGAACTGTGCTGACATAATTTATTTCACTTTgaaagtgtgtatttatttgtgaatGTATCATGGTGCTGCTGACTAAATTCCATAATGCACTTTAGTTATATCCTGTAAATGTTCTTTTGTGGTTgcgttttattttgatgtttctgttttgaTGGACGTGCTTTCCTCTCCCCCTCAAATCCCTCATGGACTTGTAACTTATTGGTTGCTTCATCAGACTCATTCTCATCATTCTGCATCATAGGTTATATTTTTATAGAATTAGCCCCAGTCAGGGACCGTCAGATCCATTTTATGTTCTCCACTTGCACTgagaacatactgtacatgtttCCAGttattcaaacattaaaaatgtaCCCATTAGAAATATTTTTGattcatggtgtctttgttcaCCAGTCCTTGGCCTATCTGGTAAAGAGGATCAATCATTGATGGGGcagctgatggtcaatctccaGATTATATCCTGAATTGCTCCCAATGAGTGTCTGTCAAATGAATGTGATGCACTTTATCATTTATGACAAGTACAAAACTTGTTGTCCCTTGAGCACATATTTTAAGCACTAGTGGTCTCAGGTGTAACTTGCCCTTCTTCATCGAAAATGTTATGAATCAACTGATTATTTAAGGTTTACTTCGTGCCAAATTACAAACTGCAAAGCAATAAATCAACAATTGCTGTATAGAGCAATAACAGGTTGATGTTATGACCATGGGCCTGAAACATTTATCTTTCACTGCTTCTTTATACAAGTCAACTTCCGTTAAGTTTTTGTGCAACAGTCTATTATATTTTATCATGGACTCTAACCTTATTTGTATGGGTTgcaaaaattatgtttttgttgacTTTTCGGCAAAAGCAGAACCCAGTGCAGCTATTAATGTCCCACTTGAGAACATGTGGCATTTTTAACAGCTGCCGATATGATGGCAGAGAAACTGGTAATGGAGGGGTTAGCAAATGCATCACCGTCTGCTATATCCTGTGCTAAGAGCAGCAGTGCACACCATAGGCCATTAGCTGACATAATCATAAATGCTGTGGAAAGCCTGATAAAGCTGCCGCCAGGAGCATGCGGCTCACACCGAGGAAATCAATCCAACAATGGACAGACACATTAACATCTTCAGAGCAGGGGAGGAACACGGGATGAATCAATGGACGATATCTTTTTTCTGTGGAGCGCGAccaacttttatttactttgactCATTTggcagatgcttttatccaaagtgacaaACAACTGAGGGACAACACGAAAGCTTCAGCACAGTAGAAACAGTGAAGTAAGAACTAATACTGAATCTGTTCAATAAGGCAAAGTGCAGGAGATCGGGTAAAGAAGTGTGCAGTAAGTGCAAGTAAGGAATATTGGGGTGTTAGGAGAGGAGGTGCTCTCAGGAGAGATGAACTCAAGCAGGGCAGGTTGCCCCTATGATGAATAGCAGGCTGCCAGgcccaaaaatatttttcaatatcaacacaaaacaataatgcTAATGAAATAATGATGCAATGGTGCAGCAATCATACCTACTCTGTTCATGGTGAGCCAGTTTTGCAAAGGTCATAGCTTACACAGCTTATTTTTATGCAATTAACTATTTCTGTGATTGTTTTATGAAAAGCAAGGTTTCAGCAACTCCTTTTTACCGCTGTCTGTGCCTCACGATTCTGTCTTTTTATGTGACGAGTACCACCGGGCCTGAAAAAAATCCTTGGGGAAGTACTGATTTTTTCCTTCCACAACTGGGGAGCCACAAACAAGAACAGTCTGGACTGTgatttccttgtgtgtgtggctgagaAGGAGCATTACACCTGTATGACTGAGGTCAAGTACATGGGTGCAGACCCAGAAGCCAGTCTGTATAAGCAAGGATGAGCGACTTGAATTTGATTTGCTTGGCCATGGGTAGCCAGGGAAGTGAAAGTGCATGCAAAGGATATCCCTGTGTATGAAAGGAGGCCAATCAGTTGTCGATGTAAGTGAAGGATAGGGATGTTGATTTCATAAAGTATTTCCACTCCAGGGGAAGGAGAGTTTTACAATGACTCAAGAACTAAACATCCACATATATCCTCAGACAATAATCCCAAAACAGGAAGGTGATGCACGTCACAGTTGTCTCAGCAGCAGGTGAGAGGCCATTTACTCTTTAAACCTAGTCAACCAGAATCAATTGGTCGCGAGTGATGTTTGCCTTTCCTCCCTCTACATTCAGTAATCACACTTTGTAATGAGCCCTGAGAGGCTGCCACCTCTGCCTGCTTCAGTCCAGTTGGACACCAGTAAAAGAGGACACTCCTGTTTACATTATGAGGATAGTCCCCTCACAAACATGAGCTAGAGGACGATGCTTTGACGAAAGACAGTGGTGAGTTTGTCAAATTAATAGAAGTGCTGCCATTTTATAATGCTATTAATTTGTTTCTAatgttaaatcaaatgaaaaaaaaagacagttgaATCAGAATAATAATCAAAAGACATTTTGTTCATAAGCATATTGTTATGTAATGTTTGACTTGCACAGAATTGAATGATATTGTGTAATTCTCCTGTTTTACTACGAGTAATGGTCactttcattattgattaatcaactgttttttatttttgtaaatttgtaaaactaaaaaacattaTGATTCCAAGATGAAGCCCACAACCCAAGGACAAAGCTACAACCAGTAAATGTGAGGAGTTTTGGTTGGAAATATATAATATAGCAAACCAATGATTGTCTTTTGGTCAACGTTTCTATTAAGATTAATTTCcctcattttatttgtttgttaggtTTTATAATGAGGCGCTGTGTTGCATGTTTTACATAGCACCTGTCCATGTAATACAGTGGTGTCCCGAATGTTTCTATTAACATGAATATTACCTTATGCATATAATCATTGAATTAGCAGTTTAAATTCTTTTGCAGTTGCAATCGGGTAACATCTGTTCAGGGACTAGATGAAAAGCCTCTTGGCTAACACAAGTTCAGCTAACAACAAGTGCACTGTCCCtgttaaataaatcaacaaacaaatactGACAATGAAAACTAAGAAATGTTTCTCCCTCAAAAGGGTGAAGCTGCAGATAAAATGGCTATCCCTAACACCTATGGACTGATCTTTGCCTGTACCTGTGGAGTGATCATGGGCATTGGGCTCTGTGCCAACCTGCTGGTCTTTTCCCTGTTCGCTAAGTACAACACTCTACGCAAGAACCGCCTtgacatcctcctcctcagcatgACTCTGGCCGACTTCCTCACCCTCCTACTCATCCCCTTCACCCTGCACTCTGCTGTCAGCCACTCCTGGCCTCTGGGCGACACCTCCTGCAAGGTCTACCAGTTCCTGCTCGCTTTTAGCCTGGCGGCCAGCACCTATTCGCTGTGTGCAGTCTCCATGACCCGGGCCATGATCATCACCAACCCATACCAGCCACCCAACATGGACCTGGTCATTCTCATGTTTGTCCTCGTCTGGGccctcagcttcttcatcagCCTGCCACTGCGAATGTTTGCCACCAAAGAGAGCTGGAGCCCAGGCCTGGCAAACTTCTCCTTCTGCCTTCCAACCATTCATGAGCACCATTACCAAGTGGTCCTAAGCCAGTTTGTACTTTTCTACTTTGTTCCGATGCTGGTCATTGCCTTCAACTATGTCCGCCTGGGTCTTTTCCTCCACAAGAGCCCTGTAATGTCAGTGTCCAGTGCCAGGAACACCCGCAGAGCCTCCGTCCTGGTGTTCTTGGCCGCTGCCACCTTCTCAGTGTGCTGGCTGCCTGGTTACGTGCTGGAGCTGTGTGTTTACATGGGACTGTATCGTCATGGACAGGCTTGGGAGATGTTCTACTTTATATGTACTTTGCTCCAATACCTGCATCCCTGTGTCAACCCTGTGCTCTATGTGCTGCTTTCTAAGCGCTACCGCCACAGGAGGGCAGCCTGGCTCTTCAGTTGTAACAAGAACAGGGTGCAGCCGCAGGTcatcagcatcaccacagacaGTTTTTAAATTCGGCTCATTTGCTTGTACATCATTAGGAACACCTTTTCCTTTATTGAAGAATAACTTGGTGTTTTTTATAGACCTTTATGAAGACATTGACTATCCTCTGCAAAATGTAGCAGGAATTATCAAAATGTTagaaatatatgtatgtaagtTCCCTGTAATGCAAACCTGGACAAATATGATGACTATTTAATTAATGCTGaggttttctgtcttttgaaaaataaaaatattaaaaatatccATCAGGTTTTCAGCATGTAGAAAATTAACCATACTTAAACTGTACTGTTAAAGTAACAGAGGTTTATAAAGGGCTGGAATGACTTGCTGGCTAACATGTGGGTGAGAGGGAACTttgctttaaaatatatttaaacactgaATAGAGCCGTGTTTCGTCCATTACACCATATGACAAATAAACTATCACAGGGCAGTCATAGTTCCAAGATGCATCAAATCATTCAGCAGGTTTTGTTACTTTGGCAGAGAGTGGCCATTAAATATGAGCCACACAGCATGATGCACTAGTATGACACCACATAACTAGCCATGAAAAACCATTGGTTCATGCTGTTTAAGTAAGCCATCAAAGGGGACGACTCAGTAACACTTGATGACATTACAAGGTTTTGAGCTCTAACCttgtgattattattgtttCGATGCAAATTCAGGGTATTCATgccaagttatttatttattattcaaattgCTGAGTATCAATTGAAGAAAAGGTACTGAATGGGTCAGATTTGTTCTGATTATAAATATGCCAAGAGTGAACGCCATACAGCAACTAAATGTACATGTAAAGACATTGTGAAGACCAATCAGACGATTTCTGATTGCAATGCAGGAACTGTGAGAGTCAAAACTGTAATTTTACGAAAATGTAAGAGTTGTGCTGTGCCGGCTCTCTACTAATTACAGCTGTTATcggattttataaaaaatttTTACTTACATTTTcatgaagttattattatttataggtACATTTGGTTCAAcgctttctctgttttttattatttagaaattaataaatgaatcatgGATAAAAGTTGTTTGTGATACTCAAATCGTGATCACATAATAACAGCAAATCCTCACAATATTGATCCTTTTTGCTAGAAACACATGAAACAGCATATAAGTATTAGTAGACACTGCTGTTCTTTCATTCAGCTAATTCATTTATCAACTATTTATTCAAACTTTACCCAGTATTACGTAACATCATCCAATAACCTATTGACTACTGGGTTGATCATATGCTCTTTATCGAGTCAAATGAAAATCGGAGAAATGACAAACAGTGTTTTCGTGATAACCACTCCTTAAAAAAATTGGCTTAATCCCCATGAGCTGGTGGCTATCCATtgtgggtggggggtgtggggggggatcattacagtaacacaaacacacaacagcacgCACACCAGATAACCTACAAGAAGACAATTACACCTGTAGGTGTAAAGTTTGCAGAGGCGAGGTGTAATTGGGGAGCTGTGTAGCAGGTGTGAAGTCAGAAAGCGGAGGGATACAGAAAGGGAATAACAAGGTTGGCTGAGTTCTGGCAGCCACTGCAGTAATAGGAGACCAGCCCTCCCCTTCCCTCTGTAGCCCCCTGACTTTTGGCCTTCTCCTTAGCGAACAGCAAGGGCAGCTGGCCTGACTCGTACAGAGCGGTCGCAGCCCATCAGCATATTGGATATAGTGAAGCAATAAAGCACACATGCTCTCCTCTGACTCCTATATCTCACTCAATGAAAACTTCAGAGTGAGGAGATCAATCTAAGACCTCTGAACAAAGCAAGTGACGCAAATGAAAAAACTATAGAAAATATTAGTCTCATAAATACTGTGAATTAATTGTTTTCTCAGACACCTCAACTGAGTTGCCCCAATGTTAATTAGGCACCTTTTACCAACAAAATATTGGTGGAATTTTGAAACCTCAACACACTCATTCACTGTATCTATTAGCACATTACAGTGCTACTACATTACCACTAGAGGCCACTAACCGCTGAAAGAAACTGGTGTTTGTGGGCAGACCAATGCTTGTCGATCACCATGAAAATATATGCTGACAAAACAAGACTCTTGACTTGTTTATTAACCGATATGTGGCAGGTTACAGCCCTTTGATTTTCCACTGTATCCAATcacagcttttttattttgaacctTGCTCTCATAttcttctctcttcctgctTTTCATAGAAAATCAATCAAGCAGGGCTCTATTATCTTCTGAGCGTTTGATAACGTACAATTTGTGTTAGCGTAGGAGAAACTGATATTTAAGTAAGTTTCACTTTTTAACTCAAGCTATAATCAGataatattaaatcaataaCCACATGGTACTTTATTAGGTGATGTGCAACTCCACCGTCACCTTTATGTTCTTGCTGCTATTACATTTTTGACAAGAATCACTGTCACTGAACTTATGTGTGACTTCTGAGACACTTCTGTAACTTCTGTGACACACACCAGGGAATTTTAAGGTGATGGTATAGCAGCATTTTCTACTTAATCTATCTTTATCAATCCCAAATACTTTGTGGATGTCACAACAACAAAAGTTTCTTAAGTCAGAATGTTCCTCAAGAGAGTTGTATTAAAACTATCTTTAAGTAAGTGTTTGCCAACGATAATGCTGAGTCATGAAACCCAGCAGATGACACAGAATAAAATTCCTTTAATGTTGAGAACATATACACTGTAGCTCCTGCCAGAATGTAATTCAATAACCCTGTGGCCTATCTCTATGCAGCCACTACATGAAGCCACCTTTTCACACGGATCAAAAATAATCAAGATGATGAGGATGGCAGCCACCGTACTTAATTAGATATTATACTTGATCAGCAAGACTGTACAATCTGTTTACGTCCCGATATtggacaataaatcaataaagaaaGCAAACGTTTGAGCATTATAGATCTATATACATTATAAGTGCAAGTTTTTGCCAGTCCTCCTGACATGGTGACTTAAAACATTGTACTCCACTGATTAATAATTTAtgtcatttttcaaacaaaaagtacaaatatatTCTCAGATTACAGCCTCCATTATGTGCTGGTTTTTGGTAATAGATTGTCGATTGAATTAATTTGAAAGAATAAGATATAAATGtagactttttaaaaacattgtatCGACTAAACAACTGATGATTAATCTGCAGACTATTTCCTTGATTAAAAAATCAGTCTATAGAAAGGTTAAAAATAATCTAGAT encodes the following:
- the LOC133954854 gene encoding galanin receptor 2b, with protein sequence MAIPNTYGLIFACTCGVIMGIGLCANLLVFSLFAKYNTLRKNRLDILLLSMTLADFLTLLLIPFTLHSAVSHSWPLGDTSCKVYQFLLAFSLAASTYSLCAVSMTRAMIITNPYQPPNMDLVILMFVLVWALSFFISLPLRMFATKESWSPGLANFSFCLPTIHEHHYQVVLSQFVLFYFVPMLVIAFNYVRLGLFLHKSPVMSVSSARNTRRASVLVFLAAATFSVCWLPGYVLELCVYMGLYRHGQAWEMFYFICTLLQYLHPCVNPVLYVLLSKRYRHRRAAWLFSCNKNRVQPQVISITTDSF
- the LOC133955555 gene encoding parathyroid hormone-related protein-like, translated to MVCKLIFVTRSSLKSVPTELLVDFHCTNLHHIFGLRMCSIVLLHHWSLAVFLLCSPVTLDGRPVDALSIRTRRSVSHAQLMHDKGRSLQEFKRRMWLQELLEEVHTADEQAPHVQSRTPIQTFSGNALPQKPPGATKNLPDRFRLDKEVTNLPQETNKELAYKDQPLKGATKRKKKVRLGRRRENDKRRRRARSTTITTKEP